AGGAATGTCCTGCTACGACCAATGCCTGCCGTGCCGACCCTGCGGCccaaccccgctggccaacagctgcaatgagccctgtgtcaggcagtgccagaactccaccgtTGTCATCGAGCCCTCCCCTGtcgtggtgaccctgcccggtcccatcctcagctcctacccacagaacaccattgtgggatcctccacctctgctgctgttggcagcatcctcagctgtgatggagtgcccatctcctctgggtgctgtgacctctctggcatttccagccgctactatGGCAGAAGGTGTCCCCCCTGCTAGAGCCACTGGTAACAGCCCGGACAAGGATCCCCAGGAAACCAACAGCTGATGCCAGACTGAGGACAGAGCTCCCGGCCATCCATTTCAGAGAGGCTGAGATTC
The Calonectris borealis chromosome 22, bCalBor7.hap1.2, whole genome shotgun sequence genome window above contains:
- the LOC142092094 gene encoding feather keratin Cos2-3-like, with amino-acid sequence MSCYDQCLPCRPCGPTPLANSCNEPCVRQCQNSTVVIEPSPVVVTLPGPILSSYPQNTIVGSSTSAAVGSILSCDGVPISSGCCDLSGISSRYYGRRCPPC